In Leishmania braziliensis MHOM/BR/75/M2904 complete genome, chromosome 29, a genomic segment contains:
- a CDS encoding putative proteasome regulatory non-ATPase subunit produces the protein MDSKGKEVVVDVPSKDPQKSDTINERKKKEHERKMSEEDMFIKEEVELLVARAADSDVGIAKIAVERLVDLLQTSSSSSLAAVPPPLKHVRALYPQLEAALKSSQDPSVSRRLHDLLSFISMTLESGSSGRTLLEHKLKGTKNDLAQWGHEYLRFLAGAISEEWRERPANKESTDSLNGFVDQIVSYMLAHQDEATAIDLLMEIDSVVRILPLVEASNYKRIASYIAAISKYLTRPSDSEALRTVYDIYKKMRAYPDASLIALMLNDRSLVAQLFRECTDKPSRLQMALLCARQKCFLDLDCEEDELLQDANGNMGLSQLYRHTAQELGSMAPKTLEEVFKMSADEKNGPKDLQNNLVCAFVSGLANCGYGTDKFLSDTPTFFFDQREDRIISTTAALGLLHLWDHTEGLQQIDKYFYSESTYVKAGACLASGIVMCGVKNPFDPALGLLSEQINARETEVAVGAILGLGYAYAGTRKEDVKELLIPLLADSEQKLLVQCMAAYGLATVFVASADEDISETMMNCLMEVPESKLKEPCVRYLILALGCMFLGRQEAADTLLDATRALPAVIQRYTEIVVRSCAFAATGNVVVIQSLFHVIAENDDAPENDEEKNEDEAGGGNANEEAAAKPEGEETVPLNHKAAAVLGVGLVAVGEDLGMEMTKRAIIHSLLADTVSKGKDPMSGRCAVPLVYALLSAGNPNMPVVETLNRLAHDSDLPTATNAITAMGIVAAGSNNARVATKLHSLSSYYQKPVFAGATFAVRLAEGLCAMGKGHLTLSCLQNDNNAVSMTALMGVLSLLHSSLDLSNTLLGECHYMFYAITPSISPRMMMTVNENMEPVDSVLVRVGLPVDTVALPGNPKTITGFQTQKTPVLLSATDKVECADAKYVPLGTVLEGICVVKERPQGE, from the coding sequence ATGGACTCTaaaggaaaggaggtggtggtcgaTGTGCCATCGAAGGACCCACAGAAGAGCGACACCATCAatgagaggaaaaagaaggagCATGAGCGCAAgatgagcgaggaggacatgTTCAtcaaggaggaggtggagctgcttgTGGCGCGAGCCGCCGACAGCGATGTGGGTATCGCCAAGATTGCGGTGGAGCGCCTGGTGGATCTTCTTCaaacaagcagcagcagtagcctGGCTGCCgtaccaccgccgctgaaGCACGTCCGTGCTTTGTATccgcagctggaggcggcgctcaAGAGCTCCCAGGACCCCTCTGTCTCGCGTCGCCTGCACgacctcctctccttcatcTCCATGACGCTAGAGTCAGGCAGTAGCGGCCGCACACTACTGGAGCACAAACTCAAGGGTACGAAGAACGACTTGGCGCAGTGGGGCCACGAGTATCTCCGCTTTCTCGCCGGCGCCATCAGTGAGGAGTGGCGCGAGCGGCCCGCCAACAAGGAGTCGACCGACTCCCTGAATGGCTTTGTGGATCAGATCGTGTCCTACATGTTGGCACACCAAGACGAAGCGACGGCGATCGACTTGCTCATGGAGATCGACAGCGTCGTGCGCATTCTGCCGCTCGTGGAGGCGTCTAACTACAAGCGGATTGCAAGCTACATCGCGGCAATCAGCAAGTATTTGACTCGCCCCTCGgacagcgaggcgctgcgtaCGGTGTACGATATCTACAAGAAGATGCGGGCCTACCCAGATGCGTCGCTCATCGCCCTCATGCTGAACGATCGCAGCCTCGTTGCACAGCTGTTCAGGGAATGTACAGACAAACCAAGCCGCCTGCAAATGGCGTTGTTGTGTGCCAGGCAGAAGTGCTTCCTTGATCTGGATTGTGAGGAGGACGAACTCTTACAGGATGCGAATGGCAACATGGGTCTCTCGCAGCTGTACCGCCACACGGCGCAGGAGCTCGGCTCCATGGCTCCTAAGACTCTGGAGGAGGTGTTCAAGATGTCGGCAGATGAGAAAAACGGTCCGAAGGACCTGCAGAACAACTTGGTCTGTGCGTTTGTGAGCGGCCTGGCAAACTGCGGCTACGGCACTGACAAGTTCCTCTCCGACACCCCcaccttttttttcgacCAGCGCGAGGACCGCATCATCTCCACCACGGCTGCGCTTGGACTGCTACACCTGTGGGACCACACGGAGGGCCTCCAGCAAATTGATAAGTACTTCTACTCGGAGAGCACCTACGTGAAGGCTGGCGCGTGCCTCGCCTCTGGCATCGTCATGTGTGGGGTGAAGAATCCCTTTGATCCTGCGCTGGGGCTGTTATCGGAGCAGATCAACGCGCGAGAGACAGAGGTGGCTGTTGGTGCCATCCTTGGCCTGGGCTACGCCTACGCTGGCACGCGCAAGGAGGACGTTAAGGAGCTACTCAtcccgctgctggcggactCGGAGCAGAAGCTCTTGGTGCAGTGCATGGCCGCCTACGGCCTCGCCACTGTGTTCGTGGCCTCTGCCGATGAGGACATCTCTGAGACGATGATGAACTGCCTCATGGAGGTGCCGGAGAGCAAGCTGAAGGAGCCCTGTGTGCGTTACCTGATCCTGGCACTCGGCTGCATGTTTCTGGGGCGCCAAGAAGCCGCGGACACCCTACTGGACGCCACCCGCGCGCTACCGGCGGTGATTCAGCGCTACACGGAGATtgtggtgcgcagctgcgcttttGCAGCCACGGGTAACGTCGTCGTCATTCAGAGCCTCTTCCATGTCATCGCTGAGAACGACGACGCGCCCGAGAATGACGAGGAGAAGaacgaggacgaggcgggTGGGGGCAACGCCAacgaggaggcagcagcgaagccagagggggaggagacggtGCCACTGAATCACAAGGCGGCCGCTGTGCTCGGCGTCGGTCTCGTAGCCGTCGGCGAGGATCTCGGGATGGAGATGACAAAGCGGGCCATTATTCACTCGCTGCTAGCGGACACTGTTAGCAAAGGTAAGGATCCTATGTCAGGgcgctgcgcggtgccgctggtcTACGCTCTTCTTTCCGCCGGCAACCCCAACATGCCGGTCGTGGAGACGCTGAATCGACTTGCCCACGACTCAGACCTGCCGACAGCCACCAACGCTATTACAGCGATGGGTATCGTTGCGGCCGGGAGCAACAACGCCCGCGTCGCCACGAAGTTGCACAGCCTCTCCTCTTATTACCAGAAGCCAGTCTTTGCCGGGGCAACCTTTGCGGTGCGCCTGGCCGAAGGTCTCTGCGCGATGGGTAAGGGGCACCTCACCCTCTCCTGTCTGCAGAACGACAACAATGCAGTGAGCATGACGGCACTGATGGGTGTGCTGAGTCTTCTCCACAGCTCTCTGGACCTGTCGAACACGCTGCTTGGTGAATGTCACTACATGTTCTACGCGATTACCCCGTCAATTAGCCCGCGTATGATGATGACTGTCAATGAGAATATGGAGCCGGTCGACTCCGTACTGGTGCGTGTCGGTCTGCCAGTGGACACGGTGGCCCTACCGGGCAATCCGAAAACAATCACCGGCTTTCAAACTCAAAAGACGCCGGTGCTGCTTAGCGCGACAGACAAGGTGGAATGCGCTGATGCCAAGTATGTGCCTCTTGGGACGGTACTGGAGGGCATTTGCGTCGTGAAGGAGCGACCTCAGGGGGAATAG